A single window of Arcobacter venerupis DNA harbors:
- a CDS encoding class I SAM-dependent methyltransferase, with the protein MATNLQSIKPDRPNIITSPIEGIKFYRKMDTQSVVAQMIAGKYVFVEEYYSNGLQVLAELKKNLSEKFNDKSFQGQRDYRAAFRKASHRLLIKVKDNKLDVKKAPNIGWLESLYPDVSEFYISFPEVQGMNSSWQWHEKGLEIKTLNLTIHPYYGTYFPTRFDHLKLFDKWLKKYDGPKDNAIDIGVGSGILTYQLIQNGFENVYATDTNKNAIIGVYKDGRRLDFQKKITLNHCDLFGDFDRKVDVIVFNPPWLLAKHNLEEGIDKAMYYEEDLFPRFFEEAKKYLKEDGKLVLIFSNLAQEVDNQSTHPIIEELQKNNRFRKDLHLRREVRASSRRTQRTDSRETEKVELWVLAHKKVK; encoded by the coding sequence ATGGCTACAAATTTACAATCTATCAAACCAGATAGACCTAATATTATAACTTCGCCAATCGAAGGTATAAAATTTTATAGAAAAATGGATACTCAATCAGTTGTTGCGCAAATGATTGCAGGAAAATATGTTTTTGTTGAAGAATATTACAGTAATGGGTTACAAGTTCTTGCTGAACTAAAAAAGAATCTTTCAGAAAAATTCAATGACAAAAGCTTTCAAGGACAACGAGATTATCGAGCAGCTTTTAGAAAAGCTTCACACAGATTACTAATCAAAGTAAAAGATAATAAACTAGATGTTAAAAAAGCTCCAAATATTGGCTGGTTAGAATCACTTTATCCAGATGTTTCAGAGTTTTATATATCTTTTCCTGAAGTTCAAGGAATGAATAGTTCATGGCAATGGCATGAAAAAGGTCTTGAGATTAAAACTTTGAATTTAACGATTCATCCATATTATGGAACATATTTCCCAACAAGATTTGACCATTTAAAACTGTTTGATAAGTGGTTAAAAAAATATGATGGACCTAAAGATAATGCCATTGATATTGGTGTGGGAAGTGGTATTTTAACATATCAATTAATTCAAAATGGTTTTGAAAATGTTTATGCAACTGATACAAACAAAAATGCGATTATTGGCGTTTATAAAGATGGCAGAAGATTAGATTTCCAAAAGAAAATAACTCTAAATCACTGTGATTTATTTGGAGATTTTGATAGAAAAGTAGATGTAATTGTATTTAATCCTCCTTGGTTATTGGCAAAACATAATTTAGAAGAGGGAATTGATAAAGCTATGTATTATGAAGAAGACCTATTTCCAAGGTTTTTCGAAGAAGCAAAAAAATATCTAAAAGAAGATGGAAAATTAGTTTTAATATTCTCAAATCTTGCTCAAGAAGTAGATAATCAAAGCACTCATCCAATAATAGAAGAACTACAAAAAAATAATAGATTTAGAAAAGATTTACACTTAAGACGAGAAGTAAGAGCTTCATCAAGAAGAACTCAAAGAACAGATTCAAGAGAGACTGAAAAAGTTGAATTATGGGTTTTAGCTCACAAAAAAGTTAAATAA
- a CDS encoding protein adenylyltransferase SelO, translating into MKLNELKLEVDYFEFDEKYYHKVNPTPLKNPKFVSFNPLACDLINLDYSECETSDFVDFINGSKILEGSIPFAMAYAGHQFGYFVPQLGDGRAINLGSVNNWHLQTKGSGLTRYSRSGDGRAVLRSSIREYLMSEAMFGLGIPTTRALGIIDSDSFAHRDWEQESCAIVLRMSPSWIRVGTFEFFARSRDKETISQLADYVIKQSYPHLENQENKYEKMFYSLVDKTAELIALWQVYGFQHGVMNTDNFSLAGLTIDYGPYAFMDYFEKNSICNHSDEEGRYSYNNQPYVARWNLFALISALKLICDESKLESYMKAFLPQHEKVYLDLMNKRLGLDASKSGNSNLHLILELLGSLENAKMDYNVFFYRLTHLKSFDDLCSILDIAVFQEPLKKWFESYKKVCDEQKTTFESRFEVMKKVNPKYILKNYILQEAIEKAHEGDYTLVNDLLKIAQNPYDGHPAFERYAQPTPMKHANIKLSCSS; encoded by the coding sequence ATGAAATTAAACGAACTAAAACTTGAAGTTGATTACTTTGAGTTTGATGAAAAGTATTATCACAAAGTAAATCCTACGCCTTTAAAAAATCCTAAATTTGTATCATTTAACCCACTTGCTTGTGACTTAATAAATCTTGATTATTCTGAGTGTGAAACTTCAGATTTTGTGGATTTTATAAATGGAAGTAAGATTTTAGAAGGTTCAATTCCTTTTGCTATGGCTTATGCTGGGCATCAATTTGGTTATTTTGTTCCACAACTTGGAGATGGTCGAGCTATAAATTTGGGAAGTGTAAACAACTGGCATTTACAAACAAAAGGTTCAGGACTTACTCGATATTCACGAAGTGGTGATGGAAGAGCGGTTTTACGTTCATCAATTCGAGAATATCTTATGAGCGAAGCGATGTTTGGTCTTGGAATTCCAACAACTAGAGCTTTGGGAATTATTGATTCTGATTCTTTTGCTCATAGGGATTGGGAACAAGAGTCTTGTGCGATAGTTCTTCGAATGTCACCATCTTGGATTAGAGTTGGAACTTTTGAGTTTTTTGCTCGAAGTAGGGATAAAGAGACAATCTCTCAACTGGCTGATTATGTGATAAAACAGTCATATCCACATTTGGAAAATCAAGAGAACAAATATGAAAAAATGTTTTATTCTTTAGTAGATAAAACAGCTGAACTAATAGCCTTATGGCAAGTTTATGGATTTCAACATGGAGTTATGAATACTGATAATTTTTCTCTTGCTGGACTTACAATTGATTATGGTCCTTATGCTTTTATGGATTATTTTGAGAAAAACTCTATTTGTAATCACTCAGATGAAGAGGGGAGATACTCTTATAATAACCAACCTTATGTTGCTAGATGGAATCTATTTGCGTTAATTAGTGCTTTAAAATTGATTTGTGATGAGAGTAAATTAGAATCTTATATGAAAGCATTTTTACCACAACATGAAAAAGTATATTTAGATTTAATGAACAAAAGATTAGGTTTGGATGCTTCAAAAAGTGGAAATTCAAATCTTCATTTGATTTTAGAATTACTTGGAAGTTTAGAAAATGCAAAGATGGATTACAATGTTTTCTTTTATAGATTAACTCATCTTAAATCTTTTGATGATTTATGTTCTATTCTTGATATAGCAGTTTTTCAAGAGCCACTTAAAAAATGGTTTGAATCTTATAAAAAAGTTTGTGATGAACAAAAAACAACTTTTGAATCAAGATTTGAAGTTATGAAAAAAGTAAATCCAAAATATATTTTAAAAAACTATATTTTGCAAGAAGCTATTGAAAAAGCCCATGAGGGAGACTATACTTTGGTAAATGATTTACTAAAAATTGCTCAAAATCCCTATGATGGGCATCCTGCTTTTGAAAGATATGCACAGCCGACTCCAATGAAACATGCAAATATAAAACTATCTTGTTCTTCTTAA
- the lon gene encoding endopeptidase La yields MELENYDEFPQTIPLIIEDDIFLYPFMIAPLFLSNEDNIKAVEYAIEHNKLVVVTVSKHGKEGKREADSFYDVGVVGNIMRKVSLPDGKIKVLFQGLVKGHISEFTMENSLFAKVDILRSEEANPESIKSVIEVLIENVKKLSRLNIKFPADLVKTIEENDDATRIADLISSVLKVKKDEAYKLFAQTNIEQRLFDIIEVIKKEIESFKIQKEITQKVNSKIEKTHKDYFLKEQIKAIQKELGSDNQKDEEIKAYKKRLKAKKEFMPKEAYKETKKQVEKLGRMNPDSPDASLLQTYVEQVLDIPFGEYANEKISVKNVEEQLNKDHYSLLKPKERISEYFAVKQLLEQRNIEDLKSKGTVLCFVGPPGVGKTSLANSIAKALQRPLIRIALGGMEDVNELRGHRRTYVGAMPGRLVKGIIDAKKMNPVMVLDEIDKIGANHRGDPTAVMLEILDPEQNHEFRDLYLNFPLDLSQVIFVSTANDVRKIPAPLRDRMEFIEISSYTPNEKYHIAKDYLIPQELAKHGLQKSEVSLNKATIEMIISKYTREAGVRNLRRVFSKLFRKVVKQILNDDTIEKVTIATKDLKAYLDNPIFEIDPADKKNSIGIANGLAWTSVGGDVLKIEAIKLKGKGSLSVTGNLGEVMKESSRISYSVVKVLIDKGVLLIDSEIIPKSSQEITDKTMIDPSEVYKRYDIHLHIPEGATPKDGPSAGITMALTIASILAEKPIKSDIAMTGELTLSGKVLPIGGLKEKLIAAYKAKMKKALIPRKNFERDLDEIPQEVKDAMEIKAVDVIEDVLKEALV; encoded by the coding sequence ATGGAATTAGAAAATTATGATGAATTCCCACAAACTATACCTTTAATAATAGAAGATGATATATTTTTATATCCTTTTATGATTGCTCCTTTATTTTTAAGTAATGAAGACAATATTAAAGCAGTTGAATATGCTATTGAACATAACAAACTTGTAGTTGTTACTGTTTCAAAGCATGGGAAAGAAGGAAAAAGAGAAGCTGATTCTTTTTATGATGTAGGTGTTGTTGGAAATATAATGAGAAAAGTATCTTTACCTGATGGTAAAATAAAAGTACTTTTTCAAGGTTTAGTAAAAGGTCATATTTCAGAGTTTACTATGGAAAACTCTTTATTTGCAAAAGTTGATATTTTAAGAAGTGAAGAAGCAAATCCTGAGAGTATTAAATCTGTTATTGAAGTATTGATTGAAAATGTAAAAAAACTATCAAGATTAAATATTAAGTTTCCAGCTGATTTAGTAAAAACTATTGAAGAAAATGATGATGCTACAAGAATTGCAGATTTAATTTCATCTGTTTTAAAAGTGAAAAAAGATGAAGCTTATAAACTATTTGCCCAAACAAATATTGAACAAAGACTGTTTGATATTATTGAAGTAATTAAAAAAGAGATTGAATCTTTTAAAATTCAAAAAGAAATTACTCAAAAAGTAAACTCAAAAATTGAAAAAACTCACAAAGACTACTTTTTAAAAGAACAAATTAAAGCTATTCAAAAAGAACTTGGAAGTGATAATCAAAAAGATGAAGAGATTAAAGCTTACAAAAAAAGATTAAAAGCTAAAAAAGAGTTTATGCCAAAAGAAGCTTATAAAGAGACAAAAAAACAAGTTGAAAAACTTGGAAGAATGAATCCAGATTCTCCTGATGCTTCACTTTTACAAACTTATGTTGAGCAAGTTTTAGATATTCCTTTTGGTGAATATGCAAATGAAAAAATATCTGTAAAAAATGTTGAAGAACAATTAAACAAAGACCATTATTCACTATTAAAACCAAAAGAGAGAATCTCTGAATATTTTGCTGTTAAACAACTACTTGAGCAAAGAAATATTGAAGATTTAAAATCTAAAGGTACAGTTTTATGTTTTGTAGGACCTCCAGGTGTTGGTAAAACATCATTGGCAAACTCAATTGCAAAAGCATTACAAAGACCATTAATCAGAATTGCTCTTGGTGGGATGGAAGATGTTAATGAGTTAAGAGGACACAGAAGAACTTATGTTGGAGCAATGCCTGGAAGATTAGTTAAAGGTATTATTGACGCAAAAAAAATGAATCCTGTAATGGTTTTAGATGAAATTGACAAAATAGGAGCAAATCACAGAGGTGATCCAACTGCTGTTATGTTAGAGATTTTAGACCCTGAACAAAATCATGAATTTAGGGATTTATATCTAAATTTTCCACTTGATTTATCTCAAGTTATTTTTGTGTCAACTGCAAATGATGTTAGAAAGATTCCAGCACCACTAAGAGATAGAATGGAATTTATTGAAATTTCATCATATACTCCAAATGAAAAATATCATATTGCAAAAGATTATTTAATTCCTCAAGAGTTAGCAAAACATGGACTTCAAAAATCTGAAGTAAGTCTAAACAAAGCAACTATTGAGATGATTATTTCAAAATATACAAGAGAAGCAGGGGTTAGAAATTTACGAAGAGTATTCTCAAAACTATTTAGAAAAGTTGTAAAACAGATTTTAAATGATGACACAATTGAAAAAGTAACAATTGCTACAAAAGATTTAAAAGCATATTTAGATAATCCGATTTTTGAAATTGACCCAGCAGATAAGAAAAATTCTATAGGGATTGCAAATGGATTAGCATGGACTTCTGTTGGTGGAGATGTTCTTAAAATTGAAGCTATTAAATTAAAAGGAAAAGGTTCTCTATCAGTAACTGGAAATCTTGGAGAAGTTATGAAAGAGTCTTCAAGAATCTCTTATTCAGTTGTAAAAGTTTTAATAGATAAGGGTGTTTTATTAATTGATAGTGAAATCATTCCAAAATCTTCACAAGAAATCACAGATAAAACTATGATTGATCCAAGTGAAGTTTATAAAAGATATGATATTCACTTACATATTCCAGAGGGTGCAACGCCAAAAGATGGACCAAGTGCTGGTATTACAATGGCTTTAACAATAGCTTCGATTTTAGCTGAAAAGCCAATAAAATCAGATATTGCAATGACTGGTGAATTAACACTTTCTGGAAAAGTTTTACCAATTGGTGGATTAAAAGAGAAACTAATTGCAGCATACAAAGCAAAAATGAAAAAGGCATTAATTCCTAGAAAAAATTTCGAGAGAGATTTAGATGAAATTCCTCAAGAAGTAAAAGATGCAATGGAAATAAAAGCTGTTGATGTAATAGAAGATGTTTTAAAAGAAGCATTAGTATAA
- a CDS encoding pyrroline-5-carboxylate reductase produces MKLTLIGNGIMAQSLARGLIKNHEVEIIGRDNDKLKAIQEKIPQITIKVLEDNEDITGKNILFCVKPYALQSVSARLSGNANILLSILAGTKLETLKKQIKAQHYIRTMPNVAASVQNSMTTITGDNEAKMVAMEIFSSIGQVIWVNTEDQLDIATAVAGSGPAYLALIAEALADGAVKAGLERHLSYQLVQGLFSGTASLLKHSHPAIIKDSVMSPGGTTAAGYAKLEECGVRDAMIKAIEEAHKKATELGKK; encoded by the coding sequence ATGAAACTTACATTAATTGGTAATGGTATTATGGCACAATCATTAGCAAGAGGATTAATAAAAAATCATGAAGTTGAAATCATTGGAAGAGATAACGACAAACTAAAAGCAATTCAAGAAAAAATCCCACAAATAACAATAAAAGTATTAGAAGACAATGAAGATATTACAGGAAAAAATATATTATTTTGTGTAAAACCATATGCGCTACAAAGCGTTTCAGCAAGACTTTCAGGAAATGCAAATATATTATTATCTATTTTAGCTGGGACAAAACTTGAGACATTAAAAAAACAAATAAAAGCACAACACTATATTAGAACTATGCCAAATGTTGCAGCATCAGTTCAAAACTCAATGACTACAATTACAGGTGATAATGAAGCAAAAATGGTAGCTATGGAAATATTTTCTAGTATAGGTCAAGTTATTTGGGTAAATACAGAAGACCAACTTGACATTGCAACAGCAGTTGCAGGAAGTGGACCTGCATATTTAGCGCTAATTGCAGAAGCTCTTGCAGATGGTGCTGTTAAAGCTGGACTTGAAAGACATCTTAGTTACCAATTAGTTCAAGGTTTATTTTCTGGAACTGCATCATTATTAAAACATTCTCACCCTGCAATCATCAAAGATTCGGTTATGAGTCCTGGTGGCACCACAGCTGCTGGATATGCAAAACTTGAAGAGTGTGGAGTGAGAGACGCAATGATAAAAGCTATTGAAGAAGCTCACAAAAAAGCTACAGAACTTGGAAAAAAATAG
- a CDS encoding outer membrane protein assembly factor BamD — protein sequence MNGSFRLKNLLLIACTAFVLTACSSKKDEEYNKPAIYWYNKMLKQIASSDLDAADDTYTSLESEHRNTPFVPTAMLILVNAHIDEEEYALANFYLDEYIKRFSLSKDIDYARYLKIKANFLGFKYQFRDQQLIEDTLTQINEFKVKYKNSPYMPLVDTINSRLYMAKASMDKEIAELYIRRDKELGSAFYDQKVKNSWVEPTEIVPVDVPYYRAIFE from the coding sequence ATGAACGGAAGCTTTAGACTAAAAAACTTATTATTAATAGCTTGTACAGCCTTTGTACTTACTGCTTGTTCAAGTAAGAAAGATGAAGAATATAATAAACCAGCAATTTATTGGTATAACAAAATGTTGAAACAAATAGCTTCTAGTGATTTAGATGCAGCTGATGATACTTATACATCTTTAGAAAGTGAACACAGAAATACACCTTTTGTTCCAACTGCTATGTTGATATTAGTAAATGCACACATTGATGAAGAAGAGTATGCTCTTGCAAACTTCTATTTAGATGAATATATTAAAAGATTTAGTTTAAGTAAAGATATTGATTATGCAAGATATCTAAAAATTAAAGCAAACTTTTTAGGATTTAAATACCAATTTAGAGATCAACAATTAATTGAAGACACGTTAACTCAAATTAATGAGTTTAAAGTGAAATATAAAAATTCACCTTATATGCCTTTAGTTGATACAATTAATTCAAGATTATATATGGCAAAAGCTTCAATGGATAAAGAAATTGCAGAGCTTTATATAAGAAGAGATAAAGAATTAGGAAGTGCTTTTTATGACCAAAAAGTAAAAAATTCTTGGGTTGAACCAACAGAAATTGTACCTGTAGATGTTCCATATTACAGAGCAATATTTGAATAA
- a CDS encoding CPXCG motif-containing cysteine-rich protein codes for MQEIHIQCPYCLQAISILLDTGIYGHETVVDDCEVCCRPIEISYIVEDGEIKTYSYNSIEGNEF; via the coding sequence ATGCAAGAGATACATATCCAATGTCCATATTGCTTACAGGCAATTTCGATTCTTTTAGACACAGGTATTTATGGACATGAAACTGTTGTTGATGATTGTGAAGTCTGTTGTCGACCAATTGAAATCTCTTATATCGTTGAAGATGGAGAGATAAAAACCTATTCTTATAATAGTATTGAAGGAAATGAATTTTAA
- a CDS encoding low molecular weight protein-tyrosine-phosphatase: MEVKSILFVCLGNICRSPLAEGIAKNYIKEKNLNLVIESAGTGHWHIGEKPCDNSIKVALLNGVDISKQKAQQVKKSDFKTFDLIVGLDDSNISNLKNLGCKNPIKLGDFGFNGECVPDPYFFDGFEGFDKVFEMIDVCVRNLIDEKVKSA; encoded by the coding sequence ATGGAAGTAAAGTCAATTTTATTTGTGTGTTTAGGAAATATTTGCCGTTCGCCACTTGCCGAGGGAATTGCAAAAAATTATATAAAAGAGAAAAATTTAAATTTAGTGATTGAAAGTGCTGGAACTGGACATTGGCATATTGGTGAAAAACCTTGTGATAATTCGATAAAAGTTGCACTTTTAAATGGTGTCGATATTTCAAAGCAAAAAGCTCAACAAGTAAAAAAGTCAGACTTTAAAACCTTTGATTTAATAGTTGGTCTTGATGATAGCAATATTTCAAATTTAAAAAACTTAGGTTGTAAAAATCCTATAAAACTTGGTGATTTTGGTTTTAATGGAGAGTGTGTTCCTGATCCATATTTTTTTGATGGATTTGAAGGTTTTGATAAAGTTTTTGAGATGATTGATGTTTGTGTTAGAAATTTGATTGATGAGAAAGTAAAGAGCGCTTAG
- a CDS encoding rhomboid family intramembrane serine protease: MLKNFSKKDFTATNVLITITVLMYIIQINISNGGLLFGLNLYFLVYGFWWQPLSSMFAHGGLGHLGMNMFVLWQFGNLLERFMGAKKFVALYLITGLLTSILSFAYIYYVDHNVNLVGASGAICALLGYLAYYDKAQRGGIITWILLISVAPLIIGLPIAWYSHFIGLGIGFLYAIITKR, encoded by the coding sequence ATGTTAAAAAACTTTAGCAAAAAAGATTTCACTGCCACAAATGTTCTAATAACAATTACAGTTTTAATGTATATTATTCAAATAAATATTTCAAATGGTGGTTTATTATTTGGATTAAATCTATATTTTTTAGTATATGGTTTTTGGTGGCAACCACTCAGTTCTATGTTTGCCCATGGAGGACTTGGACATCTTGGGATGAATATGTTTGTTCTTTGGCAATTTGGAAATTTACTTGAAAGATTTATGGGTGCTAAAAAGTTTGTTGCTTTATATTTAATAACTGGATTATTAACTTCAATTTTATCATTTGCATATATATATTATGTAGACCATAATGTAAATTTAGTTGGAGCATCAGGAGCAATTTGTGCTTTACTTGGGTATTTAGCTTATTATGATAAAGCCCAAAGAGGTGGAATAATAACTTGGATTTTATTAATCTCGGTTGCGCCGCTGATAATTGGGCTTCCAATTGCTTGGTATTCTCACTTTATTGGTTTAGGAATTGGATTTTTATATGCAATTATTACAAAAAGATAA
- a CDS encoding SatD family protein, which produces MEKHFILMGDIINSRKIDEEQLWTDLNDVINNAKEEFNESILSSLEIKIGDEFQVIMKDINSLLSLLLYLDIYFRYKKINCRFAIGFGDVTGDINYKSAYNMLGMGLTNTNELLNNKKEKYSFFIQDDIYKTILLNTIGILLEDTLSNLTNKQILFLFYKIIQKSNMDELELKMGTGERNLYNYFERSKYNLIRRIFGQISSIFIFDEESLKRKYFNEFKINIGK; this is translated from the coding sequence ATGGAGAAACATTTTATATTAATGGGTGATATTATTAATAGCAGAAAAATAGATGAAGAACAATTATGGACAGATTTAAATGATGTAATTAATAATGCTAAAGAAGAGTTTAATGAAAGTATTTTATCTTCTTTAGAGATTAAAATTGGTGATGAATTTCAAGTTATTATGAAAGATATTAATTCTTTATTGTCATTATTATTGTATTTGGATATATATTTTAGATATAAAAAGATTAACTGCAGATTTGCTATTGGTTTTGGAGATGTTACTGGGGATATTAACTATAAATCTGCATATAACATGTTAGGAATGGGATTAACAAATACAAATGAATTATTAAATAATAAAAAAGAAAAATATAGTTTTTTTATTCAAGATGATATTTATAAAACAATTTTATTAAATACTATAGGAATTTTGTTAGAAGATACTTTATCTAATTTAACTAATAAGCAAATTTTATTTTTATTTTATAAAATAATTCAGAAAAGTAATATGGATGAGCTGGAATTAAAAATGGGAACAGGGGAAAGAAATTTATATAATTATTTTGAACGTTCTAAATATAATTTAATAAGAAGAATTTTTGGTCAAATATCTAGTATTTTTATTTTTGATGAAGAGTCTTTAAAAAGAAAATATTTTAATGAATTTAAAATTAATATAGGGAAATAA